Part of the Sulfitobacter donghicola DSW-25 = KCTC 12864 = JCM 14565 genome, GGGCGCTTTCGACGTTGTCGGCCCACATTGTCTGGATTGAATCGATGATCGCCAGCTGTGGGCGCTCTTTGTCTAATGTTGTCAGGATGTCGCGCAGGTTGGTTTCGGCGCCCAATTTGACGGATGCATCCGCAAGGCCAAGGCGCTGCGCGCGCATGCGCACCTGTGCCGATGCTTCTTCGCCAGAGATATAGACGACTTTTAAACCGTTGTTTGCAAAGGCGGCAGCCGCTTGCAAAAGCAAGGTTGATTTCCCGATGCCTGGATCACCCCCAACTAGGATCGCAGAGGCAGGAACCAGTCCGCCGCCTAAAACGCGGTCTAGTTCGTTCAGGCCAGATAGGGTGCGGGGGGGCGGGGCCTCTTCGGTGGCCAGATCCATCAGCTCTAATGACGAGCCGCGCCGCGCCCCTAAGGATTTAGAGGGGGGGCCTGCGCTGATGCCTTTGTCTTCTTGAATGGTATTCCATTCGCCGCAGTTATCACAACGACCGGACCATTTTGGAAAGGTAGCCGCGCATTTTGTACATGAGAATGTTTTGGTCTGTTTTGCCATGCCGCTTTGATGCCGTTTACGCGCAGCGGGATCAATGGCAAACCGTCAGAGACAGGGGGCGCCATGCCAAAGGGCTGATTATTCGGCGGCTTTGGGCAGTTCGTAGACGCTGTTGTCGACGGCGGTGCTGTCGAGGGGGGCGTCTTCGTCTTCATCAAGGGTTGGCGCGCTCAGGATCGTTTCACGGCCCAATTGCGGAAGGATTTCGCTCATTTCTTCTGACAGACGCGCCAGCTGGGCTGCGGCTACGCTTTCTTCCAGTTCGACTTCATGCAGCCAGTGTTTCATCTCGGTCGAGATTGCTTTGGCTTGGTCCAGACGGTCGTTGAACAGGTTGATCTCTTCCTGACGTTGCTTGAGGAAGTTGCGCGCGCGCTCGATCTTATCGTCCGAGTAAACCTCAGCCAACTCACGGCTGATATGGCTCATCTGGGCTGCGGCTTCCAGCAGGGCTGGCTCTAACGTGCTGAGGTCGGGGTGATCGCGCAGGTAGGCGAGGCGCTCGCGCACCGAGTCAAATTCTGAGCTGAGCTGAAAGTTGCGACCACGGTCTGCCGCATGAACAGCGCCATATGCACGGGCAACATCATCCATCGAAACGCTGAAGCGGCGGTGGGAATTTTCCAGCTGCATAATGCGCGCATTTGCAGGCAAAAAGAAACAGATACCCGCAGCCAAAACTGTCGCCGCGATTTGCAGATACATACCTGCGTTTTCGACAGGTTCACCCGCATAGCTAAAGGGAACATCGATCCATGCCCAATTGCCCAAGGCCGCCATGATTGTCGCTGTCGTCAGCGCTGCCGCACTTGCCGCAAAAAAGAACACCGCGAGGCGCTGCATCATATATTGAATGAAAAAGCCGATGGCTTTTATCTGTTGCATCAAATTTCCTCAGGCAGGCTTGCAAGCAAGAAACCGCTCATTGCGATATGGACCTAAAGTAAAGCGCGGTCCGTCATCTGCAAAGGGAAAATTAACCTTAAAATAACCACTTCAGGCCCGATTGTTTCCCATAAACCACTCAATTCGCGGTTTTTGGGGGGCTTTGTTGTGTTTTCCAACTGATAAACAGGGAGGCAAGGATGCAAAAAGTAAACAGGTACAGCCCCCATGCGGTTTCAATCCGCCCAACACCGATTCCCTTTGTAAGGGTGATATAGAGAGCAATCAGAAAGATATCGGCCATAGCAAGTTTGCCCATAACCTCGAGCGTCTTTTCCACACGTGGGCTAAGCAGATCATAGTGGATCAGGGCAAGGCCGATCGTCTTTAGGTAAGGTGCAAACAGGGCAAAAACCGTCACAAGCAATGCAAGGAAAATATCCGAACTCCACAAGGATTGCAGGCCAGTCATGACCGAGATTTCGCTGAGGCCGAAGAGAGGCAATAGGCCTGCGCGCATCAGCGGGGCAAACCACGCGATGGGGTATAGGACCAACAGCGATAGGTTTGCGATCCTGAGCAGGGTCATATGTGGTACACGCGGTTGTACCGGCCACCGAGGCTTGTCAGGATTTCATACCCGATAGTGCCCGCGAAATCGGCAACATCATCAACTGTTTGTTCTGGCCCAAGGAGCTGCATGCTGGCCGGAGTGGAGGGCAGGGCAGTTACATCAACTGTGATGAGGTCCATAGATACACGTCCAATCACTGGCACCGCGACGCCATCTGCAAACAATTGCGCCTTATCCCCCATCGCACGGATGAGGCCATCTGCATAGCCAGCAGAGATGGTCGCGACTTTGCTGGGGATCTGCGCGCGCCATGCGTTCGCATAGCCAACCGTTTCACCGACGGCGACGTCGCGCGTTTGGATGACGGGAATGTCCAAGGTGACAACAGGACGTGCCTCCGCAAAGGGCAAGCCGCCGTAAAGGCCAACACCAGGGCGCACCAGATCATAATGGTAATCTGCCCCCAATAGCGTCCCACCCGTGGCGGCCAACGAGCGGGGGATGTCTAAGCCCTGTGTCATGTTTTCAAACTGGGTACGCTGGGCCTCGTTCATGGGGTGATCTGGCATATCCGCGCAAGCCAGATGCGACATGATGAGCGTCGGGTTCTGCGCCAAGGCGATATCACGCAGGGCGGACCATTCAGCAGGCTCCATCCCTAGGCGGTTCATCCCTGTATCCAGCTGCAGTCCAAAAGGATGCCCAGGCAGGGCCTCGACATGGCGTAGCATTTGATCAACGGAATTGATCATCGGGGTCAGGTTTGCGCCTTTGATCGCCTCGGCATCCCCCGCCATATGGCCCGAAAAAACCGAGATCGTAGGTCCGGCGCCCAAAGCGCGGCGCAAAATCACACCTTCTTCGGCGACAGCCACAAAGAACTGCCGCGCACCAGCTTTCGCAAGATGCTGGGCGACACGCCCTGCATCAAGGCCATAGCCATTGGCCTTTACCACGGCGGCAGTTTCGACTTGGGCGATGCTAGCAAGGCTGCGCCAGTTGGTGGCGATGGCTTCTAGGTCAATATGCAATGTTGCTGTGCTCATATCGGGGTTTTGACAGGCTGACAGGTGAGGTCAAGATCGCGTGTCGGGATACCATCGCGAAAACAACAAGAAACAAGGAGAAAAGGCAGGGCCAGCCACCCAGTTGATCGTTTCACTCTGCGAAAGGGCGCCACGTCAAAACAACTATTTCTTGTTTGGCTTCAATCACTGGTTAGGCTGGTGTTCAGGTGGAGGAGATAGATATGAAGATAATTTTAAACACATTGGTACCAGCAGCCTTAATGACAGCAGGAGCCGCCATGGCAAATCCGATTGATACCCAGTTGCCAAGTGCGCCAGAACTGGCCGCTTATGGCGCATTGCCAGTGGGCGTGCGCCAGCTTGAGATGGTTCATGCAGATCAGATCGATATTCTGGCCATTGATCCCGCAGCCGAAAAGCCCGAGGCCTTTCCACGTTATGATCGCCCTCTTACCGTTGAAATGTGGTATCCTGCGGCAGAGGGGGCCAGTGGGTCAACCGAGCTAAAGGCCTATCTGCGCGATGGGACGACGGAAGTCACACTCACCGGTAAAGCGATGCGCGATGCGGCCCCTGCGGTGACGGATACACCTTATCCGCTGGTTTTGATCAGCCATGGTTATCCGGGTAACCGATTTTTGCTGTCGCATCTGGCCGAAAATCTGGCCTCAAAGGGGTATGTTGTGGCGTCAATCGACCACACAGACAGCACCTATCGCACGCAAGCGGCCTTTGGCTCGACGTTGGTGAACCGCTCGCTCGATCAGTTGTTTGTGTTAGAGGAAATGGCGGGCAAAGCTGCCGAAGGGGGCGAGTTTGCGGGGTTGTATGACGCCGATAACACAGGGCTGATCGGCTATTCTATGGGCGGTTATGGCGCAATAATCACCGCAGGTGGCGGCGTGACCGAAGCATCGGTTGCCTATGGCTGGGGCGGGCCGCACGGCACATTAGGCATTCACCAAGCAGGATCAGACACTCATAACGCGCTGCCCGATGCACGGATCAAAACGGCTGTGGCCTTTGGCCCTTGGGGGATGAACACGGGGTTCTGGGATGCGGCAGGCCTTGCTGGCGTGCAAATCCCTATGCTGTTCATTGCGGGCTCACAGGATGACGTATCGCTATATGAAAACGGTGTGCGCGCGATTTGGGAAAACGTGAGCAATGTGGAAACCGCGCTGCTAACCTATGAAAACGGTGGCCATAACGCTGGCGCGCCGATGCCTGCGCCTGCCGAGAGCTATTATTTCAACAAAGACAAGGGCTTTGATATTTCCGAACACTACACCGATCCAGTGTGGGACACTGCGCGCATGAATAACATCGCCCAGCATTTTGTGACCGCATGGCTGGATCAACGCCTAAAGGCGGATGCCGAGGCAGGCAGCTATCTGGAGCTGGTTGAGGATTCGAATGCCGGTGTTTGGTCGGTAAACGAAGACGGCACGGAAAAAGAAGACCACAGCTATTGGAAGGGCTTTGCCAAAGGCACGGCAAAGGGTTTGAAATATGAGGTGAAGAAGCCTTAAGCAGCGAAGTTTTGGAGAAGGGAAAAGGCCAAGCCTCAGCTGTGGCCTTTTTCGGCGGGGCTGGCAAAAACAGAACGATCCCCCCGCCAGAAGCGCCAGACATCAAATAGGTCAAACGCTAGGCAAATCGCTAAAAGGATGATGAGCCCAATTTGATAAAGGTGCTTGCCGTCATAAGCGATCAGCCAGACCAGAAGGGGAACCCAAGGGATAAGATGCCCCAAGCCCAAAATGCGGCGCAGCCCTCCATCAAAAGCGATCTGTGCTGCTAAAAGAGGGCCAGTAGCCACAAACCCCAATAGAACAACAACAGCCAAGGGATTTGGCCAGTAAAAAAGAGACATCAAGAAATAGACGTTTAGAAAGCAAAGCCAGATAAAGACCCATTTCGGCATCGCCCAATAAGAGTTTTTAATGGCTCGCCAGTGTTCAGCGTTGGAACGTTGGTTGTTGTAGAGGGCCAAAAACCACATTTGCGCGACACCCAATATTGCGACTGCAACGGAAACCGCAAATAGGCTCATCACGCCAAGGGGGGCGGTGATCCAGATTTGGGTCGCAATCAGGAAAACGGCGCCCAACCACCACGCAAGATCCCCAAACGAAAAATAGAGAACCTCCCATTTATTTAGCCTTTGACGCAGGGAAGAAAGCACGAGATGTATCCCGTTAGCGACCAAAACAGCGCCAAGCATCTGCAAAAGCCCAACCGGAGGGTCGCCAAGAAATTCAGCAAGTGGCACGGCCATGAAAAGGCCGGCAAGCCCAAAGGCGATGCAGCTGGCAGCATTCAAGCGAAGCACAATTTTGAGGCTGTTCACGGGTGTATCCAGTATGTAAACTTGGTTTACAACTAGAGAGGGCGGGTCAACTTGTCAACAAAGCTTACAACTCCTGAGGCGCCTCAGCCCGCGCTGAGTTTGCTCATGCAAAATGGAACCCGTTGGATATACCAAAGCGTTCTGAATATTTTGCACCGCCGCGGGTATGAGGCGCTGACCTTGCCTCAGCTCTCATTTCTCGCAAGCCTCGATTGTGGTCAGACACAGGCAAGCAAGGTTGCCGAGCGGTTGGGCATCACGCGGCAAGCTGTTTACCGCACCACCACGGATCTACAAGATCAGGGGTTTCTCGTGCTGGAACCTAACCCTTTGCAGCGCAACCAAAAACGGATTGGTATGACAGATAGGGGGATGGTTTTGGCGACCGATGCGCGCGCAGCGCTTTCTGAGGCCGAAACCGCATTCGCCCGCCGTGCGGGCTTGGACTCGATCGAAGAGCTGCGGGGGTGGCTCAATGTTGATTTGGGCGCGCCGCTGTGAAATTTGAACTGCGCGCCGTTTTTGAGGTGCGCAGTTCAATCTAGCGTTAAAACTCTTCTTCTTGCCCGTCCTGCTGCCATGGTTTCACAAGGTTGCCAAAACGGGTGAATTTACCTTCAAAGCTCAGCTCGACCGTGCCGATAGGGCCGTGACGCTGTTTGCCGATGACAACTTCGGCGCGCGCATGCAGGCGCTCCATCTCTTCTTGCCAGATCGCCATTTTATCCAGCTCGTGATCGCCCGGCTTTTCACGCTCTTTATAATATTCTTCGCGGAACACGAACATAACCACGTCCGCATCCTGCTCGATCGAGCCTGATTCACGCAGGTCAGACAGCTGTGGGCGCTTATCTTCGCGGTTTTCAACCTGACGCGACAGCTGCGAAAGGGCGATGACAGGGATGTCCAGCTCTTTGGCGATGGCCTTGAGGCCCATGGTGATTTCCGAAATCTCGTTCACGCGGCTTTCGTTGTTACCTGTGCCGCGCACCAGCTGAAGGTAGTCGATGATCAGCACATCCAACCCGTGTGTCCGTTTCAGGCGGCGCGCGCGGGCGGCCAGCTGGGAAATGGGGAGGGCGGGCGTGTCGTCGATATAAAGGGGGCAGGCCTCTAGCGCCTTGGCGGCGTCAACGAAACGTCTGAATTCGCCCTCGGTCATGTCACCGGAACGGATCTGGTGTGAAGGGATCTCGGAGGCTTCCGAAAGGATACGTGCGGCCAGCTGTTCGGCGCTCATCTCGAGGGAGTAAAAGCCAACCACACCGCCGTCCACAGCCCCCTCAGAACCGTCGGGCAGCTGGCCGCGTTTGTAGGCTTTGGCCACGTTAAAGGCGATGTTTGTTGCCAGCGATGTTTTCCCCATCGAAGGGCGACCAGCGAGGATCAAAAGGTCAGAGCGGTGCAGCCCCCCCAGCTTTTTGTCCATGTCGATCAAACCGGTCGAGACCCCTGACAGGCCACCATCACGCTGATAGGCGGTGTTGGCTACGTTAACAGCGTCCGTTACCGCCTTGAGAAAGCTTTGAAATCCGCTTTCGACCTGTCCTTGTTCAGCCAGTTTGTATAGTTGTTGCTCGGCCTCGACGATTTGCTCGCGGGGTTCCGAGGCGACATCAACTGTTGCCGCTTTGGCGGCGATGTCACGCCCCAGCGCGATCAGGTCGCGGCGGACCGCCAGATCATAAATCATCTGGGCATAGTCACGCACCGCAAAGGCAGAAATCGCAGCACCGGCAAGGCGGGCCAGATAGGCAGGGCCGCCCAGTTCGCGCAGGCCCTCATCATCTTCCATAAACGCCTTGAGCGTTACAGGGCTGGCAAGGTTGTTTTTGGCGATCCGCGCGGCGGCGATTTCATAGATGCGCGCGTGTACCGGATCGTAGAAATGCTTTGGCCCGATGATCGAGGCAACGCGGTCGTAGATATCGTTATTCGTCAGGACCGCGCCCAGCAGTTGCTGTTCGGCCTCAATGGAGTGAGGCATGGTTTCGGCCGCCTGCACAGCGATGCCTGTCGTGTTTACTGACGAAATCTCATTCATATCTTACCCCCGGATGTCCCGCCGGAGTGATAACGAAGCGGGCGCTGGCGCGCAAATTGTATGTTTTTGTGGATAACTGTGGGAAAGGCACGCGCCTCTATATCTTGCGATAAATGGCGCGTGCACGTCAACCTATGGGGTTAGCCTTTGCGGGCTTCCTGCCATTCGCGGGGAGATTTAAGAAATTTTTCCACCTCGTCCAGCGTCTCGGTTGGGAAGCTGGCTTGGGCTTTTGCTTCGGCCAATACATCCCACCATGTGCAGAGGTGGTGCAGGGAAACCCCGTGATCGCCCAGTGTTTTTTCCGTTTCTGGGAAGATATCATAGTAAAAGATAACGGCCGTATGCGCACAGCTTGCGCCAGTTTCGCGGATCGCATCCACAAAGCTCAGCTTGGAGCCGCCGTCGGTTGTGAGGTCTTCTACCAGCAAAACGCGCTGACCTTCGCTCATGTCGCCCTCGATGCGGGCGTTGCGACCATAGCCTTTGGGCTTTTTGCGCACATAGGTCATGGGCAGGGCCATCCGTTCAGCCACTAGCGCGGCAAAGGGGATGCCAGCGGTTTCGCCGCCTGCGATGTTGTCAAACGCCTCAAACCCTGCGTTGCGCATGACGGTGATGGTCAGAAAATCCATCAGGGTTGAGCGGATGCGCGGATAGCTGATCAGCTTGCGGCAATCAATATAGCTGGGGGATGGCAGGCCCGAGGCCAGCGTGTAAGGTTCGTCCGTGTTGAAATTCACGGCGCCGATTTCCAGCAGCATGCGCGCAGTGAGGCGCGCGATTTCAGAGGCGTCGGGGTAGGTTGTCGGGATCATTTAACGCTCCAGTGCAGCGGCATTGCGGGATCAAAGACCGTTACGGGGCCTTCGGGTGTGGGGATGTTTTCGGGGTAGGCAGGTGTTTCGCGGACCAAGGTCAGCGTGTCTTCGTTCACGGGCAGGCGATAGAAGGCAGGACCATTCAGCGAAGCAAACCCTTCCAGCTTGTCCAGCGCGCCGTCTTGTTCAAAGACCTCGGCGAGGATGGACATGGTGTTTGGCGCGGTAAAGCAACCCGCGCAGCCACAAGGCAGCAGCTTGTTCTCATCTGTATGGGGCGCGGAATCGGTGCCAAGGAAGAACCGAGGATCGCCAGAGGTGGCGGCAGCACGCAGGGCAATGCGGTGCTCTTCGCGTTTGGCGACGGGCAAGCAATAGTAGTGCGGCTTGATCCCACCCGCGAGGATGTGGTTGCGGTTGATCACCAGATGGTGCGTGGTGATCGTCGCGCCGAGGTTCTTGTCATTGGCTTTGACGTAATCGGCGGCATTGGCGGTGGTGATATGCTCCATCACGACACGCAGCTCGGGGTGGTTGCGGCGGATGGGGTCTAGAACACGGTCGATGAACACGGCTTCGCGGTCAAAGATGTCAACATCGGCATTGGTGACCTCGCCGTGGGTGCACAGGGGCAGGCCGATTTCGGCCATTTTTTCAAGGACACCAGCGACTTTGCTAAAGTCGCTTACGCCCGAGGCCGAGTTGGTTGTTGCGCCAGCAGGGTATAGTTTGACGGCGTTGATCAGGCCCTCGGCATGGGCGGCAGCCACATCGGCAGGGTCGGTGTTTTCCGTCAGATACAAGGTCATCAGCGGGGTAAAGCTGTGATCCGCTGGGATCGCGGCCTGAATGCGGTCGCGGTAGGCACGTGCATCTGCGGCGGTGACCACGGGCGGCACCAGATTGGGCATGATGATCGCGCGGGCGAAGTGGCGGGAAGTATGCGGCATCACCGCGCGAAGCATATCGCCATCGCGCAGGTGAAGGTGCCAGTCATCAGGACGGCGGATCGTAAGGGTTTGTGTCATGGGCTGCGTGCTAGCACGCAAGGGGGCGCGGCGCTAGTCGTCTTCGCCGCTTGTCGTTTTGGTTTCGCTGGCCAGTCGGCGTGCAAAACGTGGTGCATGCATGCGGGATGTTACATTGTGCGCGAGGGCAACGGCCAATGTGTCGCGCTCTTCCGCGTCTAATGCGGCAAGAAGGTTGCGCAGGTAGGGCGTGTGAGACCGCCGCGCCCGCATCATCTTTGCAAAGCTGAGATCGTCCAAACGATCATCGGCGATCGCCAATAATAGGGGTACCAGTTGGCCCATTTCCAACAGATCGGTCTGGATCGCATTTCCCATGAAACGCAAGCGCAGCTTGGTCGTATTGGGGCGTGTAAACAGGGCGGCATGCATCGCATCCAGCTGTTCGCGCGGGTCATAAACCACATAAGCCATCGAGGCTGCGTCCAACATGTCTGGCGCATACCCAAAGCGCGAGGAAAAATCGGTCCGGCGCATTTCTAAAAAGCGGTCGTCCCATTCTGTTATGCGCGGATCAAGGCTGGCTTGGGGTTGGATGGCCAACACGCGCGCCTCTGGTGCCGAAACCGAGAAGGCCGCGGCAGCATAGGCACATGGACCAGCGCCATAGAAAATGATTTCATCGAATTCGTCAAAGAACCCGTCATCAATCAAGCGGTCAAAATAGCCAAATACGGCTGGGTCGCGAAACCATGTATCGCCGTTTGAGGCGATGCAGAGGTTGGACCAATCGTGGTCTTTCATCATTTCCCACCCGAGCGGCTGGGCAAGGGGGGATAGGGCTGGAATGCCCTGAAGGGTTTCAAACGTCACCAACAGGGTGGACGAGCGTTCAATAAAAGCAGCGTAATGCCGCTTGCCGAGGTCTTCAAAATAGCCGTCTTCATCGCAGAGCTGTTCTACGGCATCCAGCCAGTCGGCTTTTTTCATACCGGCAAGCGATGTTTCAAAGTTCAGGCTGTTATCGGCCATTGCGCGTCCTCAAAATTACCCCAACGCCAATGAATGCGCGGGGCTTTGCAAGGTCACTAACACTGCAATTGGGCAAAATTGCGGAAAATACCCGAAGAATTACGGCTTCTTTTTATTTGCCCGCCGCGCGCGGTTGGCAAAATGGAACATAAATTGGGCTGCTTCTCTGGGAACGGGCTGTGACGGCGGCGTCATGAGCAGGCGCCCGAACAATGCGCGAAATGGCTCTTTTAGCATCAAGGTTTCGAATTGCTTCTTGCGCCATGCGACCGCGCTATTGTGCAAGTTTGACAGGGTTTCATCAGATAACATGGCTTGCAAAGCCTCAGAACGGGGTGCGGCAAGGCTCTGGATTGAGGTGTCTTCATTGGTGTTAAAGTTTCGCTCGACCCAATAGTCCAAGCCAAGGATGTGGTCACTATGAACCGCGCGCCCGCGATCTGCCTTGACCACATAGCTTTCTAATGCACCCAAAGGGTAGTGGTTGAGCTGAACAAGCCCGTAGTTGTCTTTGCTGAAGTTGGAAAAGATGCGTTTGTTTACGAATTGCTCGGGCAGGGGCTCTCCATTGCTGTCAAACCAACGCGCATCCGCTTTCTTTTTCTCGTTAAGGTCACGGGGGCGATGGACGCCAGGTTTTTTATAGGTGCCATCGTTGCGGTACAGGGTTTTGAACATGGCAGAACGCCATGGCCAGTGCATGATCGCGGGCGCTGCTTTGGTAAAAGTATCCAGAACTGGCGCAGGAGAGTAACGGACCTGTCCATTTGCACCAAACAACCGCCACGTAAGGGTGATCGCCGTGGCATCAGGAATAGCTGCGTGTAGCGCTGGTAAAGTGTGATCACCGCAATGGATGTTTACAAATTCATCCACATCCAGCGGTAAAATCCAGTCTGCTTTGCGGGTGAGTTTATGTTTGGCGGCGGTTTTTAGGGCCGTGAATTGGATGCCGCCATTGTCATAGGGGCCTTCATTTCGGACATGGGTGACGAGGCCCATCTTTTCCAATTGGTCCAGCATGGTATCGGTGCCATCCTGACAATCGTTTGAAAAGATCAGGAATTTGTCAAAACCCACGGCCTGATGATGGGCCAGCCATTCCAGCAGGAATGCGCCCTCATTGCGGACACATAGAATTGCAAGGTGAGACATCTTACCAAGCGCGCCGGAAACAGACGACTTTATGCGTGGAGCCGCGCGCGTAATAGGCAAGGCCCGCGTCCATCATCGCCTT contains:
- a CDS encoding paraquat-inducible protein A; amino-acid sequence: MTLLRIANLSLLVLYPIAWFAPLMRAGLLPLFGLSEISVMTGLQSLWSSDIFLALLVTVFALFAPYLKTIGLALIHYDLLSPRVEKTLEVMGKLAMADIFLIALYITLTKGIGVGRIETAWGLYLFTFCILASLFISWKTQQSPPKTAN
- the alr gene encoding alanine racemase, with translation MSTATLHIDLEAIATNWRSLASIAQVETAAVVKANGYGLDAGRVAQHLAKAGARQFFVAVAEEGVILRRALGAGPTISVFSGHMAGDAEAIKGANLTPMINSVDQMLRHVEALPGHPFGLQLDTGMNRLGMEPAEWSALRDIALAQNPTLIMSHLACADMPDHPMNEAQRTQFENMTQGLDIPRSLAATGGTLLGADYHYDLVRPGVGLYGGLPFAEARPVVTLDIPVIQTRDVAVGETVGYANAWRAQIPSKVATISAGYADGLIRAMGDKAQLFADGVAVPVIGRVSMDLITVDVTALPSTPASMQLLGPEQTVDDVADFAGTIGYEILTSLGGRYNRVYHI
- a CDS encoding alpha/beta hydrolase family protein; its protein translation is MKIILNTLVPAALMTAGAAMANPIDTQLPSAPELAAYGALPVGVRQLEMVHADQIDILAIDPAAEKPEAFPRYDRPLTVEMWYPAAEGASGSTELKAYLRDGTTEVTLTGKAMRDAAPAVTDTPYPLVLISHGYPGNRFLLSHLAENLASKGYVVASIDHTDSTYRTQAAFGSTLVNRSLDQLFVLEEMAGKAAEGGEFAGLYDADNTGLIGYSMGGYGAIITAGGGVTEASVAYGWGGPHGTLGIHQAGSDTHNALPDARIKTAVAFGPWGMNTGFWDAAGLAGVQIPMLFIAGSQDDVSLYENGVRAIWENVSNVETALLTYENGGHNAGAPMPAPAESYYFNKDKGFDISEHYTDPVWDTARMNNIAQHFVTAWLDQRLKADAEAGSYLELVEDSNAGVWSVNEDGTEKEDHSYWKGFAKGTAKGLKYEVKKP
- a CDS encoding MarR family transcriptional regulator, translating into MQNGTRWIYQSVLNILHRRGYEALTLPQLSFLASLDCGQTQASKVAERLGITRQAVYRTTTDLQDQGFLVLEPNPLQRNQKRIGMTDRGMVLATDARAALSEAETAFARRAGLDSIEELRGWLNVDLGAPL
- a CDS encoding replicative DNA helicase; its protein translation is MNEISSVNTTGIAVQAAETMPHSIEAEQQLLGAVLTNNDIYDRVASIIGPKHFYDPVHARIYEIAAARIAKNNLASPVTLKAFMEDDEGLRELGGPAYLARLAGAAISAFAVRDYAQMIYDLAVRRDLIALGRDIAAKAATVDVASEPREQIVEAEQQLYKLAEQGQVESGFQSFLKAVTDAVNVANTAYQRDGGLSGVSTGLIDMDKKLGGLHRSDLLILAGRPSMGKTSLATNIAFNVAKAYKRGQLPDGSEGAVDGGVVGFYSLEMSAEQLAARILSEASEIPSHQIRSGDMTEGEFRRFVDAAKALEACPLYIDDTPALPISQLAARARRLKRTHGLDVLIIDYLQLVRGTGNNESRVNEISEITMGLKAIAKELDIPVIALSQLSRQVENREDKRPQLSDLRESGSIEQDADVVMFVFREEYYKEREKPGDHELDKMAIWQEEMERLHARAEVVIGKQRHGPIGTVELSFEGKFTRFGNLVKPWQQDGQEEEF
- a CDS encoding orotate phosphoribosyltransferase, producing the protein MIPTTYPDASEIARLTARMLLEIGAVNFNTDEPYTLASGLPSPSYIDCRKLISYPRIRSTLMDFLTITVMRNAGFEAFDNIAGGETAGIPFAALVAERMALPMTYVRKKPKGYGRNARIEGDMSEGQRVLLVEDLTTDGGSKLSFVDAIRETGASCAHTAVIFYYDIFPETEKTLGDHGVSLHHLCTWWDVLAEAKAQASFPTETLDEVEKFLKSPREWQEARKG
- the pyrC gene encoding dihydroorotase, whose protein sequence is MTQTLTIRRPDDWHLHLRDGDMLRAVMPHTSRHFARAIIMPNLVPPVVTAADARAYRDRIQAAIPADHSFTPLMTLYLTENTDPADVAAAHAEGLINAVKLYPAGATTNSASGVSDFSKVAGVLEKMAEIGLPLCTHGEVTNADVDIFDREAVFIDRVLDPIRRNHPELRVVMEHITTANAADYVKANDKNLGATITTHHLVINRNHILAGGIKPHYYCLPVAKREEHRIALRAAATSGDPRFFLGTDSAPHTDENKLLPCGCAGCFTAPNTMSILAEVFEQDGALDKLEGFASLNGPAFYRLPVNEDTLTLVRETPAYPENIPTPEGPVTVFDPAMPLHWSVK
- a CDS encoding glycosyltransferase family 2 protein, encoding MSHLAILCVRNEGAFLLEWLAHHQAVGFDKFLIFSNDCQDGTDTMLDQLEKMGLVTHVRNEGPYDNGGIQFTALKTAAKHKLTRKADWILPLDVDEFVNIHCGDHTLPALHAAIPDATAITLTWRLFGANGQVRYSPAPVLDTFTKAAPAIMHWPWRSAMFKTLYRNDGTYKKPGVHRPRDLNEKKKADARWFDSNGEPLPEQFVNKRIFSNFSKDNYGLVQLNHYPLGALESYVVKADRGRAVHSDHILGLDYWVERNFNTNEDTSIQSLAAPRSEALQAMLSDETLSNLHNSAVAWRKKQFETLMLKEPFRALFGRLLMTPPSQPVPREAAQFMFHFANRARRANKKKP